tctttatttatttaaatctataaGCATATGTGCTTCTTTTTGCTGCTGTCACACTGTGATGGCCGTGAATGAGATTAATAACATGTATCTTATCTGAAGAGTCTTCATGTGATCCTCATTAGAAAGCAAACTGTGCTAAACTCAACATCTGGAATATGTTCACTTACTatatattgtgttgcagaggtTACTGTAGAAAACAACCCCACATGGCTTTGTGTAAGCTTAGAGGGACACCTGGTGGTGAGAGATCTGCAcactatagatatagatatataactGCAGTGTGCCTCACAAAGAATGGATGGACTTCTCTGTTGACACCGTGTTCTTACGGCTCTCTACAGCCATTCATGTGAAAATAATTCAAACGTTTGTTAGATAtccatatagatatagatattcatatcctgtttgttttATCAAACGTATGTAATTTGATCCTACTCTGGCTGTTCATGGTGATATGGTTTAGATTCCTAGATCAATAAGGCGAAGAAATGATAAGACATCATGTGCTTGATATGTGAGAATACAGTCACAAGAAGAGTTTTCTGTGGAGTAAATCGCACAATCCTCCAGAATTACAATACATGTATAGTAATCATTTACCTTGCATGAACACAATTAGAAGAAAGGTACTTTGATACgttaaaatatatctttttaaagCCAAAATTACAACCATATAGTTAAATGGAGCACAATTATGGCTCTGAATCTTATATTAGAGCAAACGTATCCAACGTGATTAGATGTACAGCCGAGAACAGGAATCTTTCCTCTTGAAGCTGGAAGATGTAAAAACATCCAGGAGGACAACAGGTCACATTTCCTCCTGTACTGTCCTTATTGTGATGATGAATATCTTTATTAACTGATATGTCTGTTCAAAATccagaaatgtttgtgtgacGATGTCAGGGTGGAACGGTTATTTCACTCTGATGCGTGTAAGTTTGGTAAAATGTCAGGATGGTTTATTTGTTAAgaatgatttgtaatttatGTTGCTGTTCTGGTTTCTGGTATCGTTGTGTATGCATGacacagtaataataaaatatattatcaaaatataaatatatatattctccatTAAAAGTTAGTTCTCCACATGTTCTCTTGTCCTTACATTAGGCTTGATGTCTATGTTATTATGAAATAAACTATACATTTCTCATTATTAGTGCTTTTACAATTTGTACATATTATTTAGTTGGCTTAGTATTGATGTTGAAAATCTAACTTTAATTCATAGATTTTCACTCAACATGTATCAATTTGTTAAAGACTTTGACTTGCTGTAAGCTTTCTGTATTTATTAGCTATTTTTTGGACTGTAATTTAGCTCATTTGGAAGAGTTTCGTATTATATTCATGTGTAtctaatgaatgaatggatcTCAACTCATCTGAAAAggttaaataagtaaatatgttATAGTGAATAACTTTATTGAACACACTGCAAAATCCCATTATAAATCTTATATCAGCATTACAATCTGTTTTCACATTGCATCTgtatcaaacaaacaacaaacagaaagaacTCTGAATCAATAGATTTAACGGCATTCTCTGTCAACCCACTACTTTCTTATTCTGATAGTTCACTtgcatctctctcctcctcctgcaagTATTGTGTGATATTGCCTCATGCACTTGAAAGGCCTACGACTGGTAGGAGAGATACCAAGAGatttcacacacgcacatgcacacacgcacacacgcacacgcacgcacacactctccacGAGCGGGGAGATGAGATAGGCAACTTATGTTGTCTGTTGACTGCCGGAGCTTGATATCACTCCGCGCAGCCCCAGGGCTCAATACTGAAATATTGGAAACAATAACATGAGAAGTGCCGATTAGTATTTCTCTAAAAACTATATCCCTTCACTGTTTGGACAAGTTGTCTCAATCCTAGCTCCtcaatcttaaaaaaaacaaaaacaggttgTTTTGATGCAGAATGCTCAGGTGTCAATCAAAGCCTGCCTTGTTGTGCTGCCGTCCAGTGGTGAATCCTGGGAAATAACTTGACTGCATTGCAGCCAAAAAAAGAGGGCTGGAAGCAGCAGTTATTAAGGGGCCGGGCACAGAATAGATGGGAGGGGCAGAGGGGCTTTATTCTGCAATCGCTATCTCTTAACCCCCCCCCTTcttgctctgtgtgtgctgttcTGGGTGCAGTTCATGAGATTTGGACAGTTGTTGTAAGGCGTTTTAATGGCTGCAGAATGAATGACCAGCATGCAGTGAAAAACAGTCCAAAGGCAGAGATCAATGATACTACATAACTGGTTTATTTGGCTGTAATTTACCTGATGTATAATTTCCTGACATTGACATCGGTTATTATTAAAAGGACCTGAATTTCAGATACATCAAATTGATCAATTGAAAACAAAATTCCCATGAAGTCGTGCCGTTACCCAACAACGATTTATTGTTGCGTCAACAGGTGATTGTTTGTTCGCAAAATACAGccgaaagagagaagagaagaagaaaagggaaaaaagccAGTGAAtagtttttgtgtttgtcaggGGAGGAAAACCAAAAACGTGAGCGTGAATCACACTGGCGGGGGGGAAACTCAGGGAAAAGTCGCCAGCTGATGAGAAGAATAAAGTCAACTCGGTTAAATTATCGCGGTGGAGATCTTGAAGCCATGCAGTTAACAGAATATTGCCTTCAAATAACACTCGCACATGCTTTTCCAAAATCAAACATGCATTGGGTATTTCAGTGGGGGTAAAGGAGTGAAAATACTCAACATTTTAGCAATACAAATGTTCTAAATGTTTCCGATAATGAATATTTGTAGAGCATGttacacacttttttttccAGCAATCCCTTTATTCAGTTGATTGTTTAAAGCAAAATGGTAAATGAACATTatcaagtaaaaataaaatatgaaataaaatatatatttagcatGGATCTGCCTCGATTCTGTCAATGTGTGTCACAAAAACCACAAGCATATTCCATCACTACTACTAATTCAAAGAGCATTTTGTAAACGATCAATCATCGCAAGCACAAACTCAGTGGTCAGAAGGCTGTGAGTGCAGTTCGGATCACAGTGGTCACGGACAAGTTCAGCATCTCCTCCAGGAGCCGCCTTACTAAGGCTTCTTATAGTTTGTCACCCATTTGGAaacttctccttttctttttttatgaaaggtgtgtgtttgttcggCCATCCTCTTGgaacaatttttattttattttttttaagaaaagaacTATCAAAATCATGCAACTACCATTTCATTCCTGTGAGACAAAAACCAGTTGGTGCTCTAGACTTGATTTTCTCTTGGTGCTGGTTGGGAGCTTTCGGAGGTGAGGTCAGCGTGGGcgttttcttatttattttttaggcaCTGCCATCCTGTTTGAGCCGCTGACTGCGAGCCTTGTAGACCTCGATCAGTAAATCTTTGACGTACTGGATTTCTCGCTCCACCGACTCCGCCTTGTCACGAAGCTCCCGGTTCTGCCCCTCGAGGCcgtgcagctcctcctccagacAGTCCAGCTCCGCCCTCTTACGCAGCCTGTACCTGCAACACAAGGGATTGCGTTTGGTTGCTTTTACAGGTTTCTGCTGCCTTGCATCTTTATTAATGAGCCAAGAAAGCGTGACCCCTGAGCTACATCGGGTGGATCCCTCACAGCTCAGACATCCCTCCCCTGAGATAACATTACGTGCTGTTTATTTCACACGGATCATGACTGACATTTTCTTCTTATTCAAACTTTTCACTAACAATATTAAGACTTGTTTCTACGTACATCCCTTTTTACATAGTAGTGAATAAATGAAACTCATACACAGACAAAGCAGACTTAAAGAAATGGTTAGGTGGGGCTGGATTTGGCAGACAGTGAGGGACTTTCCATTTCCCTCCTCCACTGTGCAGGACATTTAAAGCAGCGTTTATGTAACACTCCTGCCATGTTAAAGTTACAAATCATCAATTGATTGATAAGCTAAAAAagcaagaatataaaaaaaaaaactcagacTTCTGACTACAAGACCCATTTTTAAAGATGAAGATTTAAACATGCttttaaaaagagtaaaaagacaataaaataaaatgcaatgaCAAGTGTTTACCTGTGAGCAGCAGTTTTGTTCtggtctctcttcttctgcttcctctctccagTGGGCCCCTCCACAGGAACTATGCCCATCACCAGAGCTGGTTTGATGGAGCAGTGCTCATCCTTTAGCCTCTGGGTGGGGCGGTGGATGGGGGCACCCATCAGCGTCCCCTCGCCCTCCCCTCTGGACAGACATTCGTAGCTTTGGTCTGCAAGGCATTCTGGATAGAGGTAGTGGCCATGTTGGGGCTCGACAGCCTGTGCTTGTGACGGCTGATCTAGGTCACCTATAAAGCTATGGTAAGGCTCTGTGCTGGCCATGGCCTGGTGGAAGTAGCCATCACCGGCCACCATTGTCTCTTGGGGAATACTCCCAGAAAGTCCTCCATCTTTACTGCAGTGCAAGACCTCGAGCCCCGTGCTGTCGTAACTTACATTGACCTTCACATTGTGCATCAACTGTCCCTCACGCTTGTGGTGGCTGTCGTACGAGCCGCCCAGACAAAAACCTCGAGCAATCTCTTCGCTGCAAAACATTCCTTCTGAAAAACAATaactctcctcttccttcaaCGATAAAGCACATTCTCTCACCTTCTTCACGCTACTGAGGCTGTTCTTGCTCACTGTCTTCAGTGTGGAGTAGTGGTTCACAGACAACTCTGTGCTTCCTGAGTAACTTCCCCTCGAGCCCCACGTATCAAGTCCaacttcctccccgactttccCAGCCTCGCTGATGATCCTTCTCCCGTTGTTGTGGTGGTAGCGGTGGTGGTAGTTGTATGGAGCGGGTCGCGCAATTTTGGTTCTGCTGATGGGACCGCCACAGAAGCTGGCCAGGTCCAGTTCCCCTGTTGCCAAGGTAACAACCACAGGGCtggtttctgattggctggtcCCATACGAGCCATAGGGTAACTGATAATAAGACTGGGAGCCCATGGCTTGAGCACCCTTGTCACATTTTGAGGATTTCTCCAACTTGTTTGTTGTGGTTGTGGACTCAGAGCGGAAGTAGTCCTCCAGCTGAGCCAGCTCCTCCTGCAGTAGAGAGGTCATGACCTCCAGATCCGAGGGCACCTTGACATCTTGTTCTAACGGCGAGGGTGGAAGGGATGAGCTGGGAGAAGACTCGGTCGTCGACACAAAAGAAGACAAATCAACTTTTTCCGTCATCCAATCTGAGTGACCATCACctataaaaaaaattcaaaaataaTCATAGAATCAGTAAAGCAATCCATATTTTTCATTCAGCAGTTTGTGTAGAATAACTgaaacaaaaactacaaattcaggaaaaaaaaaatcttaaatcaCGCAAGGTAGAGAGgataattgtaaaaaataaaataaaaagaagctgaAAATCAAGAAATACATCCGAAATATCCAAGTGAACAACTAACCGATCATCTGAAAATGATTGAACAGCATCGTCTGCATTCGATAAATATCCACTTAGCTGTACTCACTGTACGACATTAGCCCCGTGCTGCACTGCGGCTCCGACCTCGGgatgtggaaaaataaaaaagcgtCTTGGCAAAACTCACCAATTAAGTGCTGCCTCTCCACTGGCTCCGCCCCCGTCCTGGGCCGTGATTGGCTATGGTTAGCCTGTCGGAGAGGGGGAGCGCCAAGCTCGCTTGTGGAAATGGGAGGAATTTTCCTGCGAAGGATCGATGCCGCCATTGTGTCTTCTGCTTCGATTAAATTGTTCAAAAGCACAAACCGTGCACTGGGTGGATGAAATAATTGTGGAAACACCTGAAGACCTGTGgaaaagaaattaagaaaataaacaaatgtgccAATTTTTTTATTAAGCATTTAAATTTCCAATGTCATCCTATAAAGCACATAATAATtccccaaaatgtaaaaaaatatatttatagttaatatttgaaaaaacaacaacaatataaaatatttttaaagtttaaaggaGTTCAAATTAACCCTTCACATTTCTAAATCACTTGTAACTTCATGCTGTGAAGCCATTACTGattaatgtgaaaataatatcatcaagaaaaaacaaaacgtgcAAAACAGTAACATGAAATCATTTTAGAAAGAATGTACCAAGAGTATAATAAAGaacatatacaaaataaaaaactttaactttacctttaaaacataattacagacactaacataaatacacatttagaaagTAATTTTCCAGAATGTAAGTTGTAGTTGTGAACTTAAAAACTGTATCAAGAAACAGAAATCAAATAAATTCACCTTTTAACACCATGTCACACAAAACTTTGACATGGTTActttaaaatagtaataatggCTACAATAGTCCTGGAACTGATGTAAAAGAACAGCTAGATTCAGCTTACAGTGCAATGTTAGTTAAAACAGTGTCCAAAGTGGATAGAAGACATTATTCTGCGAACTTTCCGCTGTTCCCCCAAAGCTAGAAAGCACTTTTACTCACCCCATAGTTTCTGAATAGTCTTGTAGTGCGTTGCAGGAGCAAAGCACGCGGAGCTTTACGGTGAGGAGGGAGACAGTCGCAGTTTAGAAAGCCATATTTTCCCTTTTCATAGTCAGGGACTCTTCATGAAGTGCTATTTCGACgaacagacatgcagacagaaagTTTTTAAATCCGCTACTTCTGCAACTCCTAATGCCCGGACCGGATCACGGCAGACGGAATTAATCCGCAGTTTACAGAGTTCAGGCGCGCGTTACGTCATGAACCTGGGGACTTTCCCACTACACATAACCTCTCCTCATTTATTCTATGTTATCATCATGGTTATTGTATCTCATCTGAATTTActcagttcactttactctgTTTAATTCACAGCGATGAtagaaataacaaataacataCATTGAAATTACATATTAATGTTGTCGTTtgaattatatttgtgttttctttaggtGCTGAAAGCAGTGCAATAATGTCATTATTGAaactaaaatatacataaatagtAAGCAGCCTGCTGGAAAAAGTATTTGACAGAAAAACGTGGGTATTAACTATGCCTTACCTAACAGTCCAGTCCTACTCGAAATAGTATTATACAACatgttaaatacattattaaaaccCTAAACACACTTCTAGAGTTGAACAGAGACTGTGTGTAAAGCATTGAGGGAGAAGCAGACGGTGGAGCCGGCACTAGTTTCCGTAGCGCTGTAGCGGAAGGACATCATGTTGCAGTTCGAAGGTGTaactttagttgcagccctgttGCATCAGATCCGCAGGGGATTCGCTGAGCGCTGTAACAATGTGGCCACACCATTGGTTTATCTGGGGGaacttttttatttctattggCCTGCCATCATCGGTCTTCCACTGATTGCTAATCATTACACATTAGCACCAACCTGGGACTGCTTTACTGTAAATTATCACCAGGGAAGAACGCCTGACCCCAGCTGGGATCATAACCCCACAAACAGCCACTTACAATCACTTACAATTCCAGATGTTCATTTTCTGAATGGTCCTCTCTTTTAACATCACTTCTATCCGTTTATGCTACTTGCTTAATCCTCCTTTGTGGATTCACTTCAGAAAGATTCTCAGTATGAACTAAAACATTTACTTACATAAATACTTTGTAGCTAAACCCACATAAAGTCCATTTATCAAACTTGttatgtaaataataaagtttacCTCTTTTCTACTGCACTTTGTGAAGCTTCTATTCATATTACTAACTTTAGAAGTTAgttcttatttattgtattttaagtcgaaataacattaataattgttaaaaaaaaaaacaatttagtgAAATTAGGAGAGATTTTACAGATATGATGTCACTGTCTGGGCAGTTGAGCCGAGGAGAAAAGTTAAGCTGTTTTTCAAATGGGTAAATCCCCCTCTGCATTGACCCATCCTAACTATTTAGGAGTATATTTTTACGTAACATATCTTTTCCTATAACATTCATGTGTTTGGTGAAGCCTAGAAATGTAGAAGAAACCCTGACAAACACAGAGCGATACAAACTCCACACTGACAGGAGTCCCTACATGCAGACACAAGTTTGAAATGCTTTCTATCTGCAGGTGTCATTATAGAAGTGTAAAGCATTCACACAGTTAGAGAGGTTATATACATTATTtgacaataaagaaaaacagcctgCCCCACCTGTTCCAGCTGGAACAACATCTAGCTGGACTTTGAGAAGCCTGCCACTCATAAGAGTCAGTTTGTAAACCTGAATCTACATCTGTATCCAAAAGGGATCCGATCCGTTCATCGGAAAAATCTatacacagagtacacagaggattaaaacatgtcaacaataagtgcagtaaaaaaaactttattatcTCAAAGCCATTCACAATATATGTTACAGACTAAGTGCTGATCCGAGTGAGAgtgcatcaaacacacacacacacacacacacacacacacacacacacacacacacacacacacacacacacacacacacacaagaaattaaaatatatcattataaatacttttcttttaatcaaATTTTTTACCATTAAGCatgttaaataaaagtgaaaccGATAAATAGATATTTTGACTTATAATGAAATAGAGTTTGTGTCCACCTCTCCCACCCCTTTTTATAAATCCCTTTTGTACAATGGTCTGTAAAGTCGGATACAAgtgaaatatagaaataataattatattttgtttgtttacaactaTTTGTCCTCCTGTGGAAACCCATGAGTGGAGGCTGCTGTATAAACAGATAATGACAATAACActtgtaataatgtaaaatatgtcttcatagGAGAAGTTATAATGTCGATAAATACTGTAAACACTTAAATgcttaatatatattataatatctgcttacaactacattatagtgtgttataaaccatACATTTAACGTGTATATGCTGATTATTTATGGTAGCaaagttaaagtaaagtgttatATTATGAAAATGTGCTCAATAGCTAACTCTGGCACATTTACATTGAAGgtggaaattaaaatgttgataaaaaagtccctggttaaaaaaaaaatgaaatgattcaaaTAGCCTACCAAAGCTCAAATGTGTGTTATAGTAATGTGTAGTgttgtcacatacacacactttcaccTGCCACTTCCCTCTGATGCCGTTCTAaatctcctctctgtcacaaCAACATCATTATCATTTAACAGGCTTCTCAAAACAGGATCTTTATTTAATCATGAGGTTTAATGAACCATAGAAAAACAATAAGTATGCTACAACTACAATGACTGCAAGCATAACATTTCTGAAGATATGTCATTTA
This genomic interval from Cottoperca gobio chromosome 13, fCotGob3.1, whole genome shotgun sequence contains the following:
- the atf5b gene encoding uncharacterized protein atf5b isoform X2; its protein translation is MSYSDGHSDWMTEKVDLSSFVSTTESSPSSSLPPSPLEQDVKVPSDLEVMTSLLQEELAQLEDYFRSESTTTTNKLEKSSKCDKGAQAMGSQSYYQLPYGSYGTSQSETSPVVVTLATGELDLASFCGGPISRTKIARPAPYNYHHRYHHNNGRRIISEAGKVGEEVGLDTWGSRGSYSGSTELSVNHYSTLKTVSKNSLSSVKKVRECALSLKEEESYCFSEGMFCSEEIARGFCLGGSYDSHHKREGQLMHNVKVNVSYDSTGLEVLHCSKDGGLSGSIPQETMVAGDGYFHQAMASTEPYHSFIGDLDQPSQAQAVEPQHGHYLYPECLADQSYECLSRGEGEGTLMGAPIHRPTQRLKDEHCSIKPALVMGIVPVEGPTGERKQKKRDQNKTAAHRYRLRKRAELDCLEEELHGLEGQNRELRDKAESVEREIQYVKDLLIEVYKARSQRLKQDGSA
- the atf5b gene encoding uncharacterized protein atf5b isoform X1, translated to MAASILRRKIPPISTSELGAPPLRQANHSQSRPRTGAEPVERQHLIGDGHSDWMTEKVDLSSFVSTTESSPSSSLPPSPLEQDVKVPSDLEVMTSLLQEELAQLEDYFRSESTTTTNKLEKSSKCDKGAQAMGSQSYYQLPYGSYGTSQSETSPVVVTLATGELDLASFCGGPISRTKIARPAPYNYHHRYHHNNGRRIISEAGKVGEEVGLDTWGSRGSYSGSTELSVNHYSTLKTVSKNSLSSVKKVRECALSLKEEESYCFSEGMFCSEEIARGFCLGGSYDSHHKREGQLMHNVKVNVSYDSTGLEVLHCSKDGGLSGSIPQETMVAGDGYFHQAMASTEPYHSFIGDLDQPSQAQAVEPQHGHYLYPECLADQSYECLSRGEGEGTLMGAPIHRPTQRLKDEHCSIKPALVMGIVPVEGPTGERKQKKRDQNKTAAHRYRLRKRAELDCLEEELHGLEGQNRELRDKAESVEREIQYVKDLLIEVYKARSQRLKQDGSA